The window GCTTCTAAGATACTCAATATGGACAAGTGTCAAATACCAACTTTTAGGGTCAAAACTAGGAGAATAACTAACACATGAAGATACACTTAGGGATTATATCTATAACTTGTTTATACTGTTAGCATTTGTGTAAAATCATGTTAGAGGCTCAAATGTGTAATTTGGTTGTAGCTTTTTTTATTCTAGCTAGTTCAAACTATAAATACATTGTGGTAGAATTTATTTCCTTTATGTTTGATTATTATGGTGCCTATTCTTCTATTAATCTAAATAATACATAAGCAGGCCCTCAAACTTAGCCTACGCAGTAGCCTCAACTTTAATAACAAAAATAGCACTCACTGTATTTAAGTTGAACaagtaaacacaaatgctgatgTGGCACTGACGTGACACATACATTTTGGAGGTGCCACGTCAGTGCCACGCCATTTCCACGTTAGCATTCATGTTTACGTGTTGAACGTTATACAAATTGAGGTGCCtgcttgtgcacacccaaagttggagggcatacttgccagctgagaccaagtttgagggtctgtttatgtattgtgcctataaaaattataatctcCCAATTTTAAGAGTGGTGTATAACATACCCACCCATACGACGAATTCCTTCTCCGTATCCAACAAAAACATGCTAGACCAGCTAATAGTCTTGCCTCACACGAGTCATCCTTCTAAAATCTATTACTAAAATTTATGTTAACTGTGGTTATTTAATTCttctattttataattaaattaatgTTTTGCAACTGCATGCAGTAGCATGAAGCAAAAAAAGAGCAGATCTTTGTGATTTTTAATTAAGCCTATCTTTCGATTTCATcctctttcttattctttctttAACATAGTAAGCCTTGGGAATTCAGAAAAGAAAATGCATGGGCTGCTTCATGGAATTTGAACTTACGTTAATTAATTATAGCTCGAAAATGATAGTAGCTTAACCCTAGCGGTGAATAGAATAGAAGGTTTACGTTAATTAATTAGGATTTCTGTTTACCCCGGATTtcggtaacaattaaatttgtaagtgaggtataggatatgtggatggaTTTTAACCTATTTTGGTtcgtatgaaatgtatatggaTTTGCTTGTtgtactattatatatatatatatatatatatatatatatatatatatatatatatatatatgagtaagtgTATTGAGATCGATGATTtaagctaaatatatatatatatactaggcAGCGTATTATATATGTTGAATGGataaataaaactaaagaaCACCACAAATCCGGacctctgtgtgtgtgtgtgtgtgtgtgtgagagagagagagagagagagagagtttttatatattttgctattacaatgttctagatctGAAGAAGCTAACCCCAAAAAGTGGGaaaatgtcctctatttataggtttgcCTCGTGGGCCTTGAATACAATACAAAGCCCTTTTGaaataaagaaaccctaaaaaggataaggtaggaccgtacggtctgacactcGTACGGTCGTCAGTACAAAATGGCAGAACGGTTTCTTGACGCGTGGCAGCATTGCAACCGTTCAATCGGGCCAACGGACGCGATGATCTTGGACCGGCTAACCGGATCAACGGACACGATGATTCTCGGACCGGCGTACCCGGACAAACGGACACGCTTTCCCTGTCTCGGATCAATTGCTTCGGGCACGATACCTtggtgtgaagaaaagaccGAACATGCTCGTGCTCATTTGGACTTACCCTTGGCTCCGGACATACATTGACCCGATTTTTACAGTATACAGTTTCATACTTTAGCTTTTTACAATTTAGACCTTACTGTTTTTTAATTTCTTGCATTGTGGACCATTTTGCTTTTCTGATTATATAAAATAGCCCCTGGGGCttaatttgtttgaaaaaaaaaaaaaagaaggtttgcaatatttaaatattttaggTGTGGATAAGCAAGACCCAATAAATATTGACTTAAGTAGACACTCAATAAAAGTCAACCGGTCCGGTATCCTTGGTTATCAgaaactattgcattatgttCCTGAGTATGTGCTGATAGTATCGATGTCCCATGAGTCGAGTTTTTCACGCTATGAGAGCGAAATAACTAGTGGATTGTGGAGGTTGGTTTCGGGCTTAACCATCAAatgctattgttgttgaatcAGCGGAAGGTAAACAGTAAACGATACTTTTGTTTAACCTTTTACAATTTTTTATCCGGGTATTGTGTCGTAATCTATATAATGGTTATCAATTTAGTATCTAACGTtgctttcattttattttcacatttttgaATTCGCTACACAGCGCATACTATATATATCAAGTAGAGTACAACCAAAGTGGGAATGAGTAATGACATCTGCATACACTGTCCTCTGTAATCAATCAACTTGGAGGATTAATAGACATTGGATCTAAATGCTCAAAATTTCAAGTTATACAGCTGCAAATTACATAAAGAACAGATTCCTATCTCTAATTGGAAGGGTAATATGCATGCTTGTTGGCCTTAccaaggtttcaaatctccagcTGGACCTGCTGTCCAGTTGAGTCTCTTTTCTCCTGGCTTCAGAAAAGTAGTCTTGTCATGAGGCAGTTTCCGAGCAAGTCCGTTTAAGATTTGATGAAATGCATCTCTAGGTTCAGCTGGTTGTGGGAACAACATTGCTTTCTTCATTGATGGATTGGCTAGAAACCTTTGCTTCCTTAGGACTACATCTGGTGGTATAGAAGTGAGAATAGTATCTAAGTAGGGTACATCTTTTTCTGCCACAAACACACCAATATCTTCCCAAGGGATAGCATCCGCAAAAGGCAACACAATGTCATCTGCTATGATAACAGGTATGCAACCAAATACTACGCTTTCTACCAATCTAGGACTCCATGGAGCCCAGCCCAAAGGGCACAAGCAGAAAATGGATCGTTGCATGTCCTCATAATATGTAGTTGGGTGGTCAGTCGATATGTCAAAAAGTGgattgttcttgaaattttcccATATTGATGCCCTTGCACCTCTGTTCATCCgcgtttaaaaaataaaattaaataaaattgcaGCAATGGGTCCAAATGCATTGAAATAGCCGGTGAGTGTACATACATATTAGTCGAACCAAGATAGCTTGGGTTTTAGGCGCATTGGGTAATCTTAGTAGCTCAGCTgattggctacctgaactttcaccttgttggtgagggtttgaTTCCCCACCTTGTAATCccctctcccatttcttcttccCTTATCCccaatttcaaaaagaaaaaaaaaagttttaggCGTATTGGTTAATTTTTTAATGTCTTGGCAAAATCAAGCCCTTAATTCCCCtgccttttcttttaatttatttcttaattttcaaATGAAAATTCCTACTTAATTCTCAGGCATGCACATGCCAAGCAACCAATTATGCTTGCTTTGCTACACAAGATTTTAGGATTTATGTTGAACTCATCTAGAATGACTTGAAAATTACAACTCAATTGAGAGATTCTCAAATACTTTAGAGATATATGCATACCTGGCGTAATAACCACCTTCAGGATCATTGTTGACATCATAAAACAAGCCACGAAAATAGACAAAGATGGACCTGGGGGTATCCGGGGGAATCAAGTGAGCCTGCATCTTTTGAGGGGGTGCATATGGTGGAATTGTGATTGAGCCATCATTCAAACAAACATGATTCCGCTGTCCAAAAGTTTGGACTAATGTAGCACGCTGAAGCAATGGAAGAATGCCTCGTTCAATAGCTTTCTCTTCCTGCAAAATCAAACACCAGATGTGCATGCAAAAATTCGTTGAAtgagaaacaaaaagaagatgCATCACTAAGACAATATCTTAAACTATGCATTAgataatcaatgtataatacctttgaatttttcttaatcCATCATTTTAGCATCATTATCGAGCAGTTTAACTTCATCGCACAATGACAACAGTGAATTTACGCTACTCTCTGCCGAGGCGGATTTAGGATTTAAATTCTAGGGGTTCAATATCTTAAATTTTTAGCACTAACtcattatatttctaaagttatgggttcaaatttactatttattgaaattttagtaaatttttacatataaatttataccctgcatcgaaagtttggggttcaattgaaccccaagttATAGAGCTCCATCTGCCTCTGACTCTCTGTCTAATTTGAATCACCTAATTGTATGTTCATTTGCGATGTGTCTCGAAACAGAGAAACCATTGGTTGGACAGTTTGATTTAGGGCTTATTAGGCTAGACTGGTAGTATACTCGCGATAATCAGATATCCTAACCCCATTATTGTTTTagatacccagtgtaatcccacacgTGGGAAAGGACACAGAGAAAATTGGGAAGAAAAAATCTTACTTGATAGTGAAAGCAAGCTCCAAAATCATGAGGAACAAGAAAGAAGTGATCAGCTCCTTCAGTTTGATTCCAGTAAGGCCAGTTTGTGGAGATGAGTTGTATTGCACTCCTCATAATCCGTGGCGATTTGAAGGGCAAAGGCAACCCATTAGGTGTTAGGTCACAAGTAGCGTACACAGGTGTATAAAACCAATCAGCTTCTTCAGGATTAAGAGTTCTAACAGCACTTGATAAAAGGAATCGATGCATGAAGATTTCTGCAGCAAACATATGAGTGAGGCATCTTGGATCTTTTTGCAGCAGCTTTTTGTTATATTTGCTTGGTAATTCATATATGTAAACTTTCAGTCTTCCAACTGGATCATCTTCCAGGACATCACCAGCGCTTCCTAATAATATATAATACCAAAACCAATGTTTAAATGCAGATCAACTCTTTGAAAACTCTGGAGATACTCAATGCaattatgatgattattattAAGTGAACAATTAATTGCGTTAACATAACTCAtccttcaacaaaaaaaaataaaaaaatgtcatACTCGAGTAATTACCACAAATTCACCCTGAAGTGCAGGAATACTTTTTCTCTTGCAATATGTCTTTATGTTAAACACTACTCATACTCCCTATATTCAAAGAACCAGCACAAGCAAGAAACAGAATGGCCCGGTGGCCACCCATTAATCACTACCAAAAAACTGGATTTAGCTATGAACTTCGTGGCTAATTGCTCGTACCTAATAGATTATTTTGATAATCTGTCATCTAAATAGAAATAATGACGTGTTGCGGTTTAGCTATAGAATTTGTCTATtgctaatttttattttcttagtaGTGAATTGGATAGCTAATGGTGACATTAAGAAAACAAATTCAAAGTTTTAGTAAAGTTGTGATCCCCAGAATAAAGTGGACCAAACATTATAAAGAGACGAACTTAGAAAGAGAGGGAGCAAGGGATATACCAGAAATCCTCTCGGTAGTAACAGAAGTTGCATGAGGAAGCTTTTTCGCTACAACAATGGTGATGGGTAGCAGCAGCAGAAAGACCCAACTGATCATCCTAAATGGAGAATAATACATTTTTAGatacttatttgatttgttgGGAAAAAGCACTACGCAGAGGATGACTATATCAGCAAAGTTTCGCCATGGCAATATTTGTTAGCAAGTCGTATACAATTTTTGGTAAGGAGTTACTATTGTGTTCTGGTAGCTATCTTATCGTTAGGTTCAAAGTATCTGTTAATTATATTAATTTCGTAGACATGCATTTACCTTCTGCTAGTAGACAAGCCCTCTCTTTCCAATGTACCTAAACTAAATTTACCTTCTAGCAGTAGCAGCAAAGGCAagtttcttcctttctttccttttcctacTTTTCTGTTGAAAACGACAGTGATACTACCAATGAATTGGGCTATAACCTCTGACCATGAAGCATTTCGAGTTTCAAGTTCCCCATTTGGTCTTTACTAATACATTCTCCACTGGACGTTACTTGTTTGGGCCTTTTTTATTTTGGGCCGGACGATTATACGTCTCTTCTATTATTCATGAAACCAACCACCATCTTAAATCAAGGGACAAAGACATAAATGCCATTTGGGTGAAACTATTGACACCAGATGACCCAAGAAGCTTAAAAGACATTTTTTAGCCTTTATAAAATATCCATTTCGTAGCTTTTCTTCaactaattccagcatatgtatagaaactgtatcattgttgtatagaatatgtatcgctactgtatatgtatagaaaacgtatcatacgtatagaaactatatcattgttgtatagaatatgtatccctacCGTATGTGTATAGAAAAATATCATTGTTGTTTTTTGTGGATAATAAATGGATAATCAACGcatacttactaattatacacatattacacatattatacatattgtggaaatatttcttgatttttatggCAACTGATACTAGATCTTGAAGGTTTTTAGTACTGGAGTCATCACCAATCTCCTCTTTTGTCCAACTTCAATGTGTTGTTCATCTTTTCTCTGCACATGTTTGTCACAATACTGCTGGAGAAAAG is drawn from Lycium ferocissimum isolate CSIRO_LF1 unplaced genomic scaffold, AGI_CSIRO_Lferr_CH_V1 ctg17300, whole genome shotgun sequence and contains these coding sequences:
- the LOC132042715 gene encoding probable beta-1,4-xylosyltransferase IRX10 isoform X1, with the translated sequence MYYSPFRMISWVFLLLLPITIVVAKKLPHATSVTTERISGSAGDVLEDDPVGRLKVYIYELPSKYNKKLLQKDPRCLTHMFAAEIFMHRFLLSSAVRTLNPEEADWFYTPVYATCDLTPNGLPLPFKSPRIMRSAIQLISTNWPYWNQTEGADHFFLVPHDFGACFHYQEEKAIERGILPLLQRATLVQTFGQRNHVCLNDGSITIPPYAPPQKMQAHLIPPDTPRSIFVYFRGLFYDVNNDPEGGYYARGARASIWENFKNNPLFDISTDHPTTYYEDMQRSIFCLCPLGWAPWSPRLVESVVFGCIPVIIADDIVLPFADAIPWEDIGVFVAEKDVPYLDTILTSIPPDVVLRKQRFLANPSMKKAMLFPQPAEPRDAFHQILNGLARKLPHDKTTFLKPGEKRLNWTAGPAGDLKPW
- the LOC132042715 gene encoding probable beta-1,4-xylosyltransferase IRX10 isoform X2, which translates into the protein MFAAEIFMHRFLLSSAVRTLNPEEADWFYTPVYATCDLTPNGLPLPFKSPRIMRSAIQLISTNWPYWNQTEGADHFFLVPHDFGACFHYQEEKAIERGILPLLQRATLVQTFGQRNHVCLNDGSITIPPYAPPQKMQAHLIPPDTPRSIFVYFRGLFYDVNNDPEGGYYARGARASIWENFKNNPLFDISTDHPTTYYEDMQRSIFCLCPLGWAPWSPRLVESVVFGCIPVIIADDIVLPFADAIPWEDIGVFVAEKDVPYLDTILTSIPPDVVLRKQRFLANPSMKKAMLFPQPAEPRDAFHQILNGLARKLPHDKTTFLKPGEKRLNWTAGPAGDLKPW